The Nitrospira sp. genomic sequence CGCGTCGCCGAAGGACCGGAAGGATTGGGCGCGGCGGTGGATGATCTCTGCCGTCAGGCGTCCCAGGCGATCAAGGAAGGGTACAAGTTCCTGATTCTCAGCGACCGCGGCGTGAATGAAGAGTGGGCGCCGATTCCGAGCGTGCTCGGCGTGGCCGCCGTCCACCATCACCTCGTGCGCGAATGCACCAGAACCGAAGTCGGGTTGACCGTCGAAAGCGGCGAGCCGCGCGACGTGCATCACTTTGCCTGCCTCATCGGCTACGGCGCCGGGACGGTGAATCCCTATCTCGTCTTCGAATCGCTCGTGGACATGGAGCGCGACGGGTATTTGCCGGAAGGACTCGATGCGCAGACCGCCGAAGGAAAGTTCATCAAGGCCATCAATAAGGGCTTGCTGAAAGTCTTCTCGAAGATGGGAATCTCCACCGTGCAGTCCTACTGCGGCGCGCAGATTTTCGAAGCCATCGGTCTGAACCATGAACTCATCAGCCGCTACTTCACGGGAACCCCGTCACGAATCGAAGGCATCAGCATTCGCGACATCGGCGAAGAAACGTTGCGACGGCACAAGCTGGCCTATGAGCCGGCGCCGATCAGACAGTTGGATTTCGGCGGCGAGATTCACTATCGGATCCAGGGTGAGCATCACAACTGGAATCCGGACACGATCTACAAGCTGCAGCACGCGACGCGGAGCAACGATCCCAAGACGTTCGCCGAGTTTTCGCAACTCGTGAACGACGAGAGTAAGCGGCGTTCGAACTTGCGCGGATTGCTGGACTTCAAGTTCCCGCCGGAGCCGATTTCGATCGATGAAGTGGAACCGGCCAAGGAGATCGTGAAGCGCTTCACGACCGGCGCCATGTCGTTCGGCTCGATCAGCAAGGAAGCCCACGAGACGCTGGCCATCGCCATGAATCGCCTCGGCGCCAAGAGCAATACCGGCGAAGGCGGCGAAGATCCGGAACGATTCAAGCCGCTGCCCAACGGCGATTCGAAGAACAGCTACATTAAGCAAGTCGCGTCGGCGCGCTTCGGCGTCACCAGTCACTATCTGGTGAATGCGAAAGAGCTGCAGATCAAGATGGCGCAGGGCGCAAAGCCGGGCGAAGGCGGGCAGTTGCCGGGGCACAAGGTCGATGAGAACATCGCCAAGTTCCGCTACGCCACGCCGGGCGTGCAGTTGATTTCGCCGCCGCCGCACCACGACATTTATTCCATCGAAGATTTGGCCCAGCTGATTTTCGACCTCAAGAATGCCAATCCTGAAGCGGCTGTGTCGGTGAAGCTGGTCTCGGAAGTCGGCGTCGGCACAGTCGCAGCGGGCGTGGCCAAGGCGCATGCCGACAAGGTGCTCATCAGCGGCGATTCCGGAGGAACCGGCGCGTCCCCGTTGTCCTCGATCAAGTATGCCGGTGGGCCATGGGAACTCGGGTTGGCGGAAACGCATCAGACCCTGGTGCTGAACGACCTGCGCGGACGGATTCGCGTGGAGACCGACGGGCAGATGAAGACCGGCCGGGACGTGGCCATCGCCACGTTGCTGGGAGCGGAAGAGTACGGATTCGCCACGGCCCCGTTGATCATCGAAGGCTGCATCATGATGCGGAAGTGCCATCTCAACACCTGTCCGGTCGGTATCGCGACGCAGGACCCGGAACTCCGCAAGAAGTTCAACGGGCAGCCGGAACATATCGTCAACTTCTTCTTCTTTATCGCCGAAGAACTCCGGCAGATCATGGCGAAGCTGGGATTCCGGACGATCAATGAGATGGTCGGCCGCGTCGACAAGCTCAAAGTGCAAAAGGCCATCGACCATTGGAAGGCCAAAGGGCTCGACCTGACGCCGTTGCTGAAGGCGCCGGATGTGGCCGCGGATGTGCCGCGCCATTGTGTGCAGAAGCAGGATCACGGCTTGGCCGAAGTGCTGGACAACAAGTTGATCGAGCTTTGCAAACCGGCGCTGGACAAGGGCGAGAAAGTGACCTTGGATCTGCCGATTCGCAACGTGAACCGGACCGTCGGCACGATGTTGTCGAGCCGCATTGCGAAAAAGTACGGGCTGGAGGGACTGCCGCCCGATACCATCTCCATCAAGTTCAGCGGCTCCGCCGGACAATCCTTCGGCGCGTTCCTTTCGCGTGGCATCACACTGACGCTCGAGGGCGAGTCGAACGACTATATCGGCAAGGGGCTCTCAGGCGGCAAGATCATCGTCTTCCCGCCGAAGAACGCGATCTATACGCCCGAGGAAACGATTCTCGTCGGGAACACCTCGCTGTACGGCGCGACGCAGGGCGAAGCGTATTTCTACGGCATGGCGGGCGAACGGTTTGCCGTGCGGAACAGCGGTGTGCGGGCCGTCGTGGAAGGCACCGGCGATCACGGGTGCGAATACATGACCGGAGGCGTCGCCGTCGTGCTTGGACGCACCGGGCGGAATTTTGCGGCCGGCATGTCGGGCGGCGTGGCGTTTGTATTGGATGAACTAGGTAAGTTCCCGGCGCGCTGCAATACCGGCATGGTCGAGCTGGAGAAAGTCGCCACGGCCGAAGACAAGAAGCTGTTGCACGAAATGATTACGGCGCACTTCATGTGCACCGGCAGCCGGAACGCGAAGCGCATCCTGGATTCCTGGGACGCGATCCTGCCGAAGTTCGCGAAGGTCATGCCGGTGGATTACAAGCGTGTGTTGGAAGAGCGGAAGAAAAAAGCGGCGGCGAGCAAATAAAAGGACTACGGGAATGGGCGATCCAAAGGGTTTCATGAAATATGCCCGCGAGGGCCCCAAGCGGAAACCGATCGAGCTGCGCGTGCTCGATTGGAAGGAAATGTACGAGCCCATCACCGAGGACAAGCTCAAGGTCCAGGGCGCGCGTTGCATGGATTGCGGAGTGCCGTTTTGCCAGGGCACGACCGGCTGCCCCGTCGTCAACCTGATCCCCGAGTGGAACGACCTCGTCTACCGCGGCCGTTGGAAAGACGCGCTCAAGGCGCTGCACACCACGAATAATTTCCCCGAGTTCACCGGCCGTCTTTGCCCGGCTCCCTGCGAAGGCGCCTGCGTGCTCGGCATCAACGAGGATCCGGTCTCCATCCGCGTGCTGGAGTGGAACATCATTGACCGGGGTTTCAACGAAGGCTATGTCGAGCCGGTGTTGCCGGTCGTGAAGACGGGCAAGACTGTGGCCATTGTGGGTTCCGGTCCATCCGGCTTAGCCGCCGCGCAGCAACTCGCGCGCGCCGGCCATAGCGTCACCCTGTTCGAAAAGTCCGACCGCATCGGCGGCTTGCTGCGCTACGGTATCCCGGATTTTAAAATGGAAAAGTGGGTCATTGACCGGCGGCTGGAGCAGATGAAGGCCGAAGGCGTCGAATTCAAGACCGGCGTGGCCATCGGAAAAGATATCACCGGCGAGCAGCTGCGTAAGCAGTTCGATGCCGTGGGATTGACCATGGGCGCGGAGCAGGCCCGCGAGCTGCCGATTCCCGGCCGCGAGCTGAAGGGCGTGCACCTCGCCATGGAATATCTCACTCAGCAGAACAAGCGGACGGCGGGCATCGCCGTCACGGATGAGCCCATCACCGCCAAGGGCAAGCGGGTCATCGTTATCGGCGGCGGCGATACCGGGTCCGACTGCGTCGGCACGGCGCATCGCCAGGGCTGCGCGGAAGTGCATCAGTTTGAATTGTTGCCGGAGCCGCCTCCCTCCCGGTCGAGTTCGACCCCCTGGCCCCTCTGGCCGATGCAGCTGCGGACGTCGCATGCGCACGAAGAGGGTTGCGACCGGCAGTGGAGCATCTCGACGACGAAGTTTACCGGCCACAACGGCCAGGTCACGAAGCTCCATGCGAACAAAGTGAAGTTTGAAGCAGGAAAGTTTGTGCCCATCCCCAACAGTGACTTCGATATGGACGCGGATCTCGTCCTGCTCGCCATGGGCTTCACCGGTCCGGTGAAGAACGGCCTGCTCGACAGCCTCGGTGTGAAGTACGATCAACGCGGGGCCGTGTCGGTCGATGACGGCTTCATGACCAACCTCGACGGCGTCTTTGCCGGCGGCGACACCAAGCGCGGCGCCTCCCTCATCGTCTGGGCGATCGCCGAAGGCCGCAAAATGGCGGCGGGGATCAACCAGTATCTGCAAGCCGGGAAATCTGCAAAGCAGTCAGCGAAGTAACGGGGACTGGCTCCGGCCTCGCCGGTGCCTGTCCCTGTTCCAGCTTCTTGAGGCTGCGGGTCCTGTCACGGCAAACAGCCCCGCCGTGCTCACTCCACCCATCCCCCAGTGGGGCCCTTTCGTTGCGCGCGGCGGGGCGCCCAGTTCGCCGTGCCACCCGCCAAATCCGTAGTTGCTGCCTCTTGTCCGTGTGTGGGTATTTGTCTATCTCCTCTGGTGTAATCCCAACATGAGAATGTCCGCTTTGACCAAAGTAGAAATGTCCTCTTGTGTAGACTCACTGCTCTCACTGGGAGGGCAGCATGGTCAGAGAGGAGACGGTGCGGATGAGTGTGCAGGAGTTGAAGCGGGTCCATGTGATCCGGCAAGCGATGAACAAAGCCCTGCGGCAGCGGGAGGCTGGCGAGGTATTGGGGTTGACGGCACGTCAGATACGGCGGCTGATCCAGCGGGTCCGGGCCGAAGGCGATGCGGGTCTCGTGCATCGGAGTCGAGGCACGCCCTCGAACCGACGGTACCGGCCCGCACTGAAGGCCCGGGTGCTCCGACTGTATGCGAAGCACTATCGCGACTTTGGGCCAACCCTCGCGGCGGAGCAGCTGGCCGAGCGGCATGGGATTATGCTCAGTGCCGAGACCTTGCGGCAGTGGTTGCGGGCGCGCGGGATCGCACATTTCACGCGGCGGAAGCGGCCCCATCGGGCGTGGCGGGCCCGGAAAGCTCACGTGGGCGAGTTGGTGCAGCTGGACGGCTCGCATCATGACTGGTTCGAGGGGCGTGGACTCCGGTGTGTGCTGATGGCCTACATCGACGATGCCAGCAGTCGGGTGTGTGCCCGGTTCTATGAGTATGAAGGCACGATCCCCGCGATGGACAGCTTCGAACGGTAGGTGCGGCGCCATGGAGTTCCGCACAGCGTCTACACGGACAAACATACGACGTATCGCGCCCTGGGTGAGCCGACCGTGGCTCAGCAGTTGGCTGGCGAGAAGCCCCAGAGTCAATTTGAGCGGGCGCTCGCGGAGCTGGGGGTGACGGTGATCCATGCCCATTCTCCGCAGGCCAAGGGGCGAGTGGAGCGGCTGTTCAAGACGCTGCAGGATCGCCTCGTGAAAGAGCTGCGCCTGGCGGGCATCGCCACGATCGAGGCCGCGAATCGGTTCGTGGAGGCGTGGCTGCCGAGCTACAATCGGCGCTTCTCGGTTCCGCCTGCGCAGCCCGCTGATCTGCATCGGCCCCGGCCTGCGAGCCGTGATCTGGACCGGAGCCTGTGCATCAAGACCACTCGGTGCCTGCGCCGTGACTGGACGGTGGCGCACCACGGGCAGCTCTGTCAGGTGCGGAACACTGTCCGAGCGACCCACGTCATGGTCGAAGAGCGGGTGGATGGGACGATGCGGATCACCCACAATGGCCAACCACTGGCCTATCACGCCATCCCCGCTCGCCCCGAGAGAGTGGCTGCGCCTCCCAAGGCCCAAGTCCCTCGGCGTCCGGTCAAGCCGACCCCGGCTCATCCGTGGCGCAAACGGCTGCAGCCGACACGAGACACACACGCGGCGGCGGCCATCACCTAACCCGGACATTTCTACTATGGGAGAAAGAGGACATTTCTACTGTGGCTTGACATGTCTATCTCCTCTGGTTGACACGCTTCCCCACAAAAAGTAGCCTGTCCCTATTTCCGGTATCCAGCTGATCCGCGGGGCCGGTATATGGCATCGTCCGCACGCTATGCCGTGCATTGAAAAGCAATGAAAACAGCGTTCGTCATTTTTGATCGGTTGACAGCGATGGACTTCATAGGTGTCTACGATCCGCTCACGCGCCTTAAGTCGATGCAACTCATACCTGGGTTCGAATGGGACGTCTGCGCCTTTGCTGCGGGCATAGAGGATGACAAGGGGCTCCGCATTACACCTAGCGTCGTGGGTGAGCCACTGTCCAAATATGACCTCATCGTTGTGCCGGGCGGATTCGGTACGCGGATTCTTCAGCATGACAAGGCATTTATTGCCTGGCTCCGCACCTCGGAGCCGGTTAAGCTCAAAGCGTCCGTCTGCACCGGCTCACTCTTACTTGGTGCGGCGGGCTTCTTGAAGGACAAACGTGCCACAACGCACCCGAGCGCCTTCGAGGAGTTGAAGCCGTACTGTGCTCAAGTTGTTGATGAACGTGTGGTGGACGAAGGCGGGATTATCACGGCTCGCGGCGTTACATCGGCAATTGATCTTGGGCTCTACTTGGTCGAACGGCTCGCTGGTGCGGAAGCGCGGACACGTGTAGCAAAGCAAATGGACTACCCCTACGTTTGGCAAGCAACGGGCGAAAGAAATGCCATATAACCGCGCGATCGACAGTGACACTTTGCAAGCACCGCTACGCGTGCTCGCTCGTGCGCGTCATCGCGAACGTTGAGTCAACGCGAAAGACCGCAGATCAAAGCAACCTCCGAGGGCGATAACGTATGAAAGCAATCGTGTATGAAAGATATGGGTCACCCGACGCTCTTCAATTGCAGGAAGTCGAAAAGCCCACGCCCAAGAGCAATGAAGTCTTGATGAGGGAAAAGGTTCCAGGGGCCATTGGTCGTCGTTGCTCGGTTTCCTCAGTCGTTCCAGTAGGCGGAGAGTATCAGTGATAGGCCAGTAGTTGTTGTAAAGCGGTTATACTGTGATCCCGTTGCACCGGCCAGATAAACCTTGTAGAGTTCCCACCAGAAACGTTTTGTTCCAGGAGGAAAGCGATGACTGCACGAGCGGTGGCCCTCGAAAAACAGGCTCGGAAGTTGCCGGCCACGGAACGCGAGCGGTTGGCTGAACGACTGCTTGTGCAGATGAAGCACGAACCGCTCACCGCCGTAGACGAAGCGTGGATTGCAGAGGCCGAGAAGCGATTCGCCGCGTGGAAGCGAAAGGCGACCAAGGCGGTCGTTGCCCGTACGGCGCTCTGTGAAATCCGCGAGGAACTTCGTCGTTGAGAGTTCGCCTCGATCCTGCCGCGAAGTCGGAAATCCGCCAAGCCGCATTGTTTTATGAAGATTGCCGTGAGGGGCTCGGGCGAGAGTTTTTGGACTCGGTTGAATCAGCCTTCGAGCAGATTCATCGACATCCCGCCGTGTGGCGCATCCTCAAGGGCCGGTTCCGTCGTTACCTCCTCCAGCGTTTTCCCTATGGCGTCATCTATGCTGTGGATGAGGATGTGATCTATATTGCGGCTGTCATGCACCTGAAGCGGAAGCCTGGTTATTGGGTGTCGCGAGGCAAGACTTAACTTTTAAGCAAGACCATCGACTGGAGAACACTACGATGACGAACTATCCCCGCAGTCCCAAAGCCCTGCTCGGTGGCATCGCTCACCTGGGGCGGTTTATCGACAAGATTCGGCTCCGCAATGCCGGTCAGATTCAGGACTACAACTACATCACGGCCGGGTTCGACAAGTATCTGGTCGATTTTCTGGGGATCGATCCGAAGGCGTTTGAGCAAAAAGTATTAGCCGGTGGAACGGATGAGCAATTGCTCGCCTGGGTGGTGGCGAATGGGAAGCCGCACTCACACGAGGAGATTGCCCAGTGGTCGCAGGGGCTTCTCTCTTCCGGCCCCAAAGAGGATGCGACGCGCCAACGGTTTCAGGGCCGTCTTGATGAGATTGCGAAGAAGCGCGGCGTGCCGGTCAGCTCGCTTCCTCCAGCTTCCACATGGGTCGATGCGATCGAGTTGGACGAAGGACGTATGTAGGAGGTTCCTATGCAGATGATGATGCTGGTCTTCCGCTCCTCGCTGAAGGAGCAGGTCCATGCGTTGCTTCACCGGTGTGACGTGAAGGCGTTCACGGAAGTGAATGAGTCGGTGGGCTATGGGCAGACCGGTCCTGCCGAGGGGCTGGCCTTCTATCCCGGCACGAACTCGGTGATTCTGGTTGCGCTCGATGACGATCATCAGGCGCGCGTGAGGACGGCGGTAACAGGCTGGTGTGAGGAGTCGGCAAAACATCCCGGTTGGAAGAAACCCTCCATTCGTGTATTTGCCTGGCCCTGCACGCAGATCGTCTAGTAGTCTGTTGCTTGCAGGGGGGAGAATCTATGCCGCAGGAAGCGTCAGGAGCTTTTTCATCTCGCAGTGCGCCATGACGACGTCAGGGGCGCGCTGCAGGGCTTCGTAGTAGCTTCGTTCAAATCCATCACCCAGTTCAGAGGGGCGGATCATGCCCCGGACTTCCGTCAGGATCTGCGCCACATCCTCTGTGGTCAGATTGCACTCTTCATCCAGCATCTCATCGATACGGACCACCACATTGGATAGCGGATGCAGCCAGGTAAACCAGGGATCGTTCATGACCAGTTGCAGCAGCTGCCCGGTCGAATCCACGCGGCCATAGATCCGCTCGAACGTGAGCTGCTCCGCCACGATCAGGGCCTTGTGGAGCCCCAACAGCCCATGCCGCACATCGGTCAGGGTTTGGCGAAGCGGATTGGTTTTTTGTATCGTGGATTGTTGGGATGAAGTAGCCATAGATAAATTCTAGCAGGGTTTTTAAATTTTGCAGGCCGTCGATTCCCGGCGATGCACGTTTGGGTCTGGCTACGTTATCGGCAGGTGGCTTTCTACACTGTAGAGTTCCAGGATCTTGTTATCGGCCGATTCGGCCGCCTCCACTGGAAGGGGTGTGGTTGTTTGGAGAAGGGGCTGGGGGTAAGGCGCGATTTGGATGAAACGGGAGGATCGGGGCCGGTGTCAGGTTGTTCGGTGGCAGGGGAGTGCCGAACGAGGAACGGTTCCCGCTCTCGATGTCGCCATGTGGACGTAAGCCTAGCGGGCTTTCAGTCCCTGGTTTGGTGACGATGGTCTGATTGCCATGCGGGTCTGAATAGATGCCGATGTCGTCGCCCAGATGAGAGAGCCGGCCGCTGGTGCCGTCCCGATTCTGGATATGTTGACTTTCGGCCAGACCGATTCCGAGAAAGCACACCAGGCTACTCACCATCATGGTGAGCGATGTCAGTAGCCGTTGCATGGGCCTTCGCGCATGACTCACAATGATTCACTGTACTCCCCGGTCGAGTATTCTTCCAGAGATCTCGTCCTGTTTACATTTCGCTTTCGAGCGCGTCATAACAGCACCTACTCACGTTGCCACTGACGGCGAGTGTTTCTCATGGGCAATCTCATGCGCGTCTTCATCGTCATATCTGTCGCACTCGCTGCGAGTGTGATGCTTCTTGGTCATCGTTTCTGGGGGAATGTGTTGGCTGGGAATGCCGGTGCGCGCGAATGGCTGGAGATCGCGGGGCCGCTCAATTTCCCGTCCGAACGGCTGGAGCGCCCGCGCCCTGAACAGGATCGCTTGTCACAGCCCCAGGTCGGTCCAGCGCTGAGTCAGGCTGAGGTCATCAAATTGGCCAAAGGGGAAGCGAAGAAAGAGTTGGGTAAGCGATTCCATGACTACGAGATCACGAGCGTGATCTTTGAATCAACGACCGGCCTCTGGTCAGTGACTTTTAATCACAACCCGCCTCGTCGAGCGTCTGACAGTTGTGTCGTCGTGTTCGTTCACGACAAGGACAAGACCGCAGAGTTTCAGCACTGCGTGTGATGGACGCTCCGTCCCGGTCCTGGCTGAACCGGTGGGTTATTGCGCGATGCGGGTTCCGTAGAAGGTGAAGAGCTCGCCGGCCAGATGGCCCATCTCTTCCGGATCGGTCTGCCGTTTGCGGCGGATGTAGTCGTTCAGGATGCGTCCGTCTGCCGTCTTATGGACGTGGGGGAGCGCTAGATTCATGCGGTAGCGTTCGACGGCTTCCGCGACGCGGCTGATAAACACCACAGTGCCGTCTGGTTCGATCCGTTCGACCACGCCGACGTGGGTCAGCGGATCGTTCAACATGCCGTCGCCATTGAAGTCCCAGGTGTTGTCGAAGAAGACGAGATCGCCGGGTTGCACGATCGGTCCCTGGTGGAGCCGTCCGTGCTGCCGCATGTGGTTGTAAATCAGTCGAACGCCGTTCGCCCGCCGATCCGTCGTGCTGCTGTTATACAGATCGATGCCATGTTCGAGGTAGATGGCGCGGGTGACACCGGCGCAGTCATAGGCCACGCGTCTCCCGTTACTCTCGATCAGTCTGGCGCCGAGGAGCTTGGTGGCGGTATGGACGATTCCGGTTCTGGTGGCGGTGGCAGAGGGCGATTTCTGGACCGGCGTGACCTCGAAGCGGGAGGCGGGCACGCGCGCCACGGGTGTGCTGGCGCAGCCGACGAGCGTCAGGATGACTACCGTGGTGCCGATCAGTGTGAGGCGTCGCGGGTTAGCGGACATTCACGAAACGGCCCTGCGCCGTCTCCCTGAGTTGATCGATATCTTCCCGCCGCGTGACCGACAGCGGGACGGTGTGCGTCAATTCCTCAATCAGTAAATCGGTCGTGAGCGGCGTCTTTTGGTGCAGCGCGCGATAGAGTGCTGCGACGACGGCCTGTTCGATCTCCGAGCCGCTGAAGCCGTCGCTGGCGCTGACGATTTTTACCAGATCGAACTGTGTCTTGTCTTGCTTGCGGAGCCCCAGGTGAATCTTCCAGATGGCCTCTCGTTCGCCGTCATCCGGCAGATCGACGAAGAAGATTTCATCGAACCGGCCTTTGCGGAGGAGTTCCGGCGGCAGCAGCGCGAGATTATTGGCGGTCGCGATGACGAACACTTCCTGCTTCTTTTCCTGCAACCAGGTGAGAAACGCGCCGAAGAGCCGGCGGCTCAAGCCCGCGTCGGCGTCGCCGCTCCCGCCGCCTGCGGCCATGGCCTTCTCGATTTCATCGATCCAGAGCACGATGGGCGAGAGCGATTCGGCCATCTCGATCGCCTTGCGGAAATTCTTTTCCGATTCCCCGACGAACTTGTCGAACAAGCGGCCCGCGTCGAGTTTGAGCAGCGGGAGTTGCCATTCCCGCGCGATGGCCTT encodes the following:
- a CDS encoding glutamate synthase subunit beta, whose protein sequence is MGDPKGFMKYAREGPKRKPIELRVLDWKEMYEPITEDKLKVQGARCMDCGVPFCQGTTGCPVVNLIPEWNDLVYRGRWKDALKALHTTNNFPEFTGRLCPAPCEGACVLGINEDPVSIRVLEWNIIDRGFNEGYVEPVLPVVKTGKTVAIVGSGPSGLAAAQQLARAGHSVTLFEKSDRIGGLLRYGIPDFKMEKWVIDRRLEQMKAEGVEFKTGVAIGKDITGEQLRKQFDAVGLTMGAEQARELPIPGRELKGVHLAMEYLTQQNKRTAGIAVTDEPITAKGKRVIVIGGGDTGSDCVGTAHRQGCAEVHQFELLPEPPPSRSSSTPWPLWPMQLRTSHAHEEGCDRQWSISTTKFTGHNGQVTKLHANKVKFEAGKFVPIPNSDFDMDADLVLLAMGFTGPVKNGLLDSLGVKYDQRGAVSVDDGFMTNLDGVFAGGDTKRGASLIVWAIAEGRKMAAGINQYLQAGKSAKQSAK
- a CDS encoding helix-turn-helix domain-containing protein yields the protein MVREETVRMSVQELKRVHVIRQAMNKALRQREAGEVLGLTARQIRRLIQRVRAEGDAGLVHRSRGTPSNRRYRPALKARVLRLYAKHYRDFGPTLAAEQLAERHGIMLSAETLRQWLRARGIAHFTRRKRPHRAWRARKAHVGELVQLDGSHHDWFEGRGLRCVLMAYIDDASSRVCARFYEYEGTIPAMDSFER
- a CDS encoding DUF5069 domain-containing protein produces the protein MTNYPRSPKALLGGIAHLGRFIDKIRLRNAGQIQDYNYITAGFDKYLVDFLGIDPKAFEQKVLAGGTDEQLLAWVVANGKPHSHEEIAQWSQGLLSSGPKEDATRQRFQGRLDEIAKKRGVPVSSLPPASTWVDAIELDEGRM
- the gltB gene encoding glutamate synthase large subunit produces the protein MMPIPGLPPKQGLYDPEHEKDSCGVGFVVNIQGQKSHTIVQQGLQILENLTHRGAQGCDPCTGDGAGILLQVPHEFLKRAAGDVGVALPNAGEYGVGMVFLPPQADRRQQCEQLFAKVIAEEGLRLLGWRDVPVKSDAIGPVARSTEPFMRQIFIARDVLNEAQFERKLYVVRKRVENAVGQSAIQGREYFYIPSLSANTIVYKGLLLPHQMSAYYQDLKDASLTSALALVHSRFSTNTFPTWPLAHPYRYMCHNGEINTLKGNVNWMRARQGRLNSDLFGKDLEKLYPIVSEPQSDSACLDNAIEFLTMGGRSLPHVMMMLIPEPWVANPQMDLDRRGFYEYHAAMQEPWDGPAAVCFTDGKLIGATLDRNGLRPCRYLVTTDGVVVLASEAGVLPMETHKIRQKGRLMPGRMFLIDTVQGRFIDDEEVKAEIVSRKPYRSWVTQHRISLDELPEPLNVPQPDHPTTRQRQQAFGYTVEELKMVLTPMVVNGEEAISSMGTDTPLAVLSDRPQLLFKYFKQLFAQVTNPPIDPIREELVMSLTTSIGPKPNLMDEHPESCRRIRVKQPILTNADLQKIREIADPHFKSKTLKMLFRVAEGPEGLGAAVDDLCRQASQAIKEGYKFLILSDRGVNEEWAPIPSVLGVAAVHHHLVRECTRTEVGLTVESGEPRDVHHFACLIGYGAGTVNPYLVFESLVDMERDGYLPEGLDAQTAEGKFIKAINKGLLKVFSKMGISTVQSYCGAQIFEAIGLNHELISRYFTGTPSRIEGISIRDIGEETLRRHKLAYEPAPIRQLDFGGEIHYRIQGEHHNWNPDTIYKLQHATRSNDPKTFAEFSQLVNDESKRRSNLRGLLDFKFPPEPISIDEVEPAKEIVKRFTTGAMSFGSISKEAHETLAIAMNRLGAKSNTGEGGEDPERFKPLPNGDSKNSYIKQVASARFGVTSHYLVNAKELQIKMAQGAKPGEGGQLPGHKVDENIAKFRYATPGVQLISPPPHHDIYSIEDLAQLIFDLKNANPEAAVSVKLVSEVGVGTVAAGVAKAHADKVLISGDSGGTGASPLSSIKYAGGPWELGLAETHQTLVLNDLRGRIRVETDGQMKTGRDVAIATLLGAEEYGFATAPLIIEGCIMMRKCHLNTCPVGIATQDPELRKKFNGQPEHIVNFFFFIAEELRQIMAKLGFRTINEMVGRVDKLKVQKAIDHWKAKGLDLTPLLKAPDVAADVPRHCVQKQDHGLAEVLDNKLIELCKPALDKGEKVTLDLPIRNVNRTVGTMLSSRIAKKYGLEGLPPDTISIKFSGSAGQSFGAFLSRGITLTLEGESNDYIGKGLSGGKIIVFPPKNAIYTPEETILVGNTSLYGATQGEAYFYGMAGERFAVRNSGVRAVVEGTGDHGCEYMTGGVAVVLGRTGRNFAAGMSGGVAFVLDELGKFPARCNTGMVELEKVATAEDKKLLHEMITAHFMCTGSRNAKRILDSWDAILPKFAKVMPVDYKRVLEERKKKAAASK
- a CDS encoding DJ-1/PfpI family protein produces the protein MKTAFVIFDRLTAMDFIGVYDPLTRLKSMQLIPGFEWDVCAFAAGIEDDKGLRITPSVVGEPLSKYDLIVVPGGFGTRILQHDKAFIAWLRTSEPVKLKASVCTGSLLLGAAGFLKDKRATTHPSAFEELKPYCAQVVDERVVDEGGIITARGVTSAIDLGLYLVERLAGAEARTRVAKQMDYPYVWQATGERNAI
- a CDS encoding NlpC/P60 family protein, which produces MSANPRRLTLIGTTVVILTLVGCASTPVARVPASRFEVTPVQKSPSATATRTGIVHTATKLLGARLIESNGRRVAYDCAGVTRAIYLEHGIDLYNSSTTDRRANGVRLIYNHMRQHGRLHQGPIVQPGDLVFFDNTWDFNGDGMLNDPLTHVGVVERIEPDGTVVFISRVAEAVERYRMNLALPHVHKTADGRILNDYIRRKRQTDPEEMGHLAGELFTFYGTRIAQ
- a CDS encoding type II toxin-antitoxin system RelE/ParE family toxin, with translation MRVRLDPAAKSEIRQAALFYEDCREGLGREFLDSVESAFEQIHRHPAVWRILKGRFRRYLLQRFPYGVIYAVDEDVIYIAAVMHLKRKPGYWVSRGKT
- a CDS encoding addiction module protein, whose protein sequence is MTARAVALEKQARKLPATERERLAERLLVQMKHEPLTAVDEAWIAEAEKRFAAWKRKATKAVVARTALCEIREELRR